The Mammaliicoccus sciuri genome window below encodes:
- a CDS encoding macrolide 2'-phosphotransferase, with translation MTQHENIVTIASQCGLDIQPESISINESGLDFQVAFAEDRHGVEWVLRIPRRPEVYERTDSEKETVDFVQQHVSFEVPNWQIHKETLIAYPKLTGVPAATIDPELQQYVWEIEHKPVPQNFIDTLAEVLVDLHRITEEELASSDIKTTTIQQIKQDYQERMYKVKETYGVSPDLWNRWQTWLENDKLWPNHVTMIHGDLHPGHIMVDKEANVTDLIDWTEASHADPSNDFMGHHRVFGDEGLDELIEAYDKAGGTTWPYMKEHIIELNAVFPMFIAEFALASGEAAYEKMAKKELGVEG, from the coding sequence ATGACACAACATGAAAACATTGTCACGATTGCCTCACAATGTGGTTTAGATATTCAACCTGAATCAATTTCGATAAATGAATCAGGGCTTGATTTTCAAGTAGCATTTGCTGAAGATAGACATGGTGTTGAATGGGTATTACGTATACCGAGAAGACCAGAAGTGTATGAACGAACAGACTCAGAAAAAGAAACCGTAGACTTCGTACAACAACATGTATCATTTGAAGTACCTAACTGGCAAATTCATAAAGAAACATTAATTGCATATCCTAAACTAACAGGCGTACCTGCAGCTACAATTGATCCTGAATTACAACAATACGTATGGGAAATTGAACATAAACCCGTACCTCAGAATTTTATTGATACATTGGCAGAAGTACTTGTTGATTTGCATCGTATAACAGAAGAAGAACTCGCTTCAAGTGATATCAAGACGACAACGATTCAACAAATTAAACAAGATTATCAAGAACGCATGTATAAAGTGAAAGAAACGTATGGTGTCTCCCCCGACCTATGGAATAGATGGCAAACATGGTTAGAGAATGATAAGCTCTGGCCAAATCATGTCACGATGATACACGGAGACTTGCACCCAGGACATATTATGGTGGATAAAGAAGCAAATGTAACAGATCTTATAGATTGGACAGAAGCCAGTCATGCAGACCCGTCCAATGATTTTATGGGACATCACCGTGTATTTGGCGATGAAGGGCTAGATGAGCTAATAGAAGCTTATGATAAAGCAGGAGGCACGACATGGCCATATATGAAAGAACATATTATTGAATTGAATGCAGTGTTTCCAATGTTTATCGCTGAATTTGCGCTTGCTTCAGGAGAAGCGGCATATGAGAAGATGGCAAAGAAAGAATTAGGCGTTGAGGGGTAA
- the norA gene encoding multidrug efflux MFS transporter NorA, whose translation MNNKLNVLYFNIFLMFLGISIVIPVLPTILHDLDLNGSDLGMLVAVFAMFQMIASPFGGRFADKFGKKIIIIIGLLLFSISEFIFAMGNSFSILLVSRVLGGISAAFVMPGVNGMIGDLSTSENRAKNFSYMSAVINTGFIVGPGVGGFLAEISHRMPFYFAGALGIIALLFSIFLLKEASDDDSNETARPKVKEPFPYKVFVVPVIIMLILSYGLASTETMFSLYTAEKVGFEPKDISIAITGGAIVGVIFQLFLFEKLVGKIGEIKLTLFSLIYSVLILGAFVYASHYITVMLVSFVIFIGFDLIRPSMTNYFSKLAGNNQGTAGGLNSAATSVGNLIGPLVAGAAFDIKIDFPLFIAMAFFIIASIIIVFYRPDKLKF comes from the coding sequence ATGAATAATAAGTTAAACGTTTTATATTTTAATATATTTTTAATGTTTTTAGGTATTAGTATTGTCATACCAGTATTGCCTACAATTTTGCATGATTTAGATTTAAATGGAAGTGATTTAGGCATGCTGGTCGCAGTATTTGCAATGTTCCAAATGATCGCTTCACCGTTCGGAGGACGATTTGCAGATAAGTTTGGCAAAAAAATTATTATCATTATCGGCCTGCTGTTATTCTCCATTTCAGAATTTATTTTCGCAATGGGTAATTCATTTTCAATACTTTTAGTTTCAAGAGTATTAGGTGGCATTAGTGCAGCGTTTGTCATGCCTGGTGTAAATGGTATGATTGGTGATTTATCAACTTCAGAAAATAGAGCAAAGAACTTTAGTTATATGTCAGCCGTTATTAATACAGGGTTCATAGTTGGACCGGGTGTAGGAGGATTCTTAGCAGAAATTTCGCATAGAATGCCTTTTTATTTTGCTGGTGCACTTGGCATCATCGCTTTGTTATTCTCGATATTCCTTTTAAAAGAAGCAAGTGACGATGATTCGAATGAAACAGCACGTCCAAAAGTCAAAGAGCCATTTCCATATAAAGTGTTTGTCGTACCCGTCATCATTATGTTGATATTGTCTTACGGTTTAGCATCTACAGAAACAATGTTCTCATTATATACAGCAGAGAAAGTAGGCTTTGAACCGAAAGATATTTCTATCGCGATTACAGGTGGCGCTATAGTAGGGGTTATATTCCAATTATTCTTATTCGAGAAACTTGTCGGTAAGATCGGTGAAATAAAATTAACGCTATTCTCATTAATCTACTCAGTGTTAATACTTGGTGCATTTGTATATGCCTCTCACTACATTACAGTGATGTTAGTCAGTTTCGTAATATTTATAGGATTTGATTTAATCAGACCATCCATGACAAACTATTTCTCTAAATTAGCAGGTAATAACCAAGGTACTGCAGGTGGCTTGAACTCAGCTGCCACTAGCGTTGGTAACTTAATAGGTCCATTAGTAGCCGGAGCAGCATTCGATATTAAAATCGACTTCCCACTATTTATAGCCATGGCATTCTTTATCATCGCTTCAATTATCATCGTATTTTATAGACCAGATAAATTAAAATTCTAA
- a CDS encoding DUF418 domain-containing protein: MNPTASNHRIYQLDYIRGFALLGIIFLNVSSVIQVPFDFSIVEVRYQKFLDIFIESKFMSIFSFLFGVGFYIFINRAKAKSKHPYVIYLRRIVILALSGLGHMQLQPGEVLLVYAIFGLVLLPLFKVNKWVNFAIGIVLLCVAIGLGGKILMPLPLFTLGLTFAQFGLHQKMFQYRKYYAIIAVISMIISVIGIYYLNEIYVGASYQAIKYTGISEAQYLKQYALTNQFILILSPIMTICYFSLLVTLLQYKVVQQLLKPLRTYGQMALTNYIGQTLLILLFSYGLGLSDCRLIHTANLCLIILVIQLIFSSLWLSYFKYGPLEYLWKIGTYFKMFPIK; encoded by the coding sequence ATGAATCCGACTGCATCGAATCATCGTATTTATCAATTAGATTATATTAGAGGATTTGCTTTATTAGGTATTATTTTTCTTAATGTTTCAAGCGTTATACAAGTACCATTTGATTTTTCAATAGTAGAAGTTCGTTATCAAAAGTTTTTAGATATATTTATTGAATCAAAGTTTATGTCGATTTTTTCATTTTTGTTTGGTGTTGGTTTTTATATTTTTATTAATCGTGCAAAAGCGAAAAGTAAACATCCATATGTAATTTACTTGAGAAGAATTGTGATATTGGCGCTGTCAGGATTAGGGCATATGCAACTCCAACCGGGAGAGGTATTGCTCGTATACGCCATATTTGGTTTAGTGCTACTACCACTGTTTAAAGTGAATAAGTGGGTGAATTTCGCAATCGGTATCGTGCTCTTATGCGTAGCGATTGGCTTAGGTGGAAAAATATTAATGCCGCTTCCACTGTTCACTTTAGGTTTAACATTTGCTCAATTTGGTCTACATCAAAAAATGTTCCAGTATAGAAAGTATTATGCCATTATTGCGGTAATTTCGATGATCATTTCGGTAATCGGCATCTATTATTTAAATGAAATTTACGTTGGCGCTTCTTATCAAGCGATTAAATATACAGGTATTTCTGAAGCACAATATTTGAAACAATACGCTTTAACAAATCAATTTATTTTAATTTTGAGTCCTATCATGACGATATGTTACTTTAGTTTACTCGTCACGTTGTTACAATATAAAGTCGTGCAACAATTATTGAAACCGTTAAGAACGTATGGGCAAATGGCACTTACGAATTATATCGGACAGACGTTGTTGATACTATTATTTAGCTATGGATTAGGATTATCAGATTGTCGTTTAATACATACGGCGAATCTTTGTTTAATCATTCTTGTCATACAGCTAATATTCTCAAGTTTATGGTTAAGTTACTTTAAATATGGTCCGTTAGAATACTTATGGAAAATTGGTACGTATTTTAAGATGTTTCCAATAAAATAA
- a CDS encoding MarR family winged helix-turn-helix transcriptional regulator: MDRTKESLKALVGIKRTNDTLDRIVKQDMKNYGLNITEFAVMELLYHKGDQPIQKVKQRILIASSSTTYVIDQLVKKGYVTRRQDEQDKRITYAVLTESGHELMERIFPQHAETIEQAFSILDDEELAIFRRALKKISANSTE, encoded by the coding sequence ATGGATAGAACGAAAGAATCATTAAAAGCGCTAGTAGGTATAAAACGTACAAATGATACGTTAGATCGTATTGTTAAACAAGATATGAAGAACTACGGTTTAAATATTACTGAATTTGCTGTAATGGAACTTTTGTATCATAAAGGTGATCAACCTATTCAAAAAGTAAAACAACGCATCTTAATTGCAAGCAGTAGTACAACTTACGTCATCGATCAACTTGTTAAGAAAGGCTATGTAACACGTCGACAAGATGAACAAGATAAACGTATTACGTATGCTGTTCTGACTGAAAGTGGCCATGAATTGATGGAACGTATTTTTCCACAACATGCTGAAACAATTGAACAAGCATTTTCTATATTAGATGACGAAGAGCTTGCGATTTTTCGTAGAGCACTTAAAAAAATAAGCGCAAATTCTACTGAGTAG
- a CDS encoding CDP-glycerol glycerophosphotransferase family protein yields MNFESNGTFIKINCFYNGKKLWVRNKTKGTTYLTLNNHLCEFECVKNMYIKSLNDEYSFVNEKVSLKPYLNESNFNFQTDSKYNFTKILLINGSNKTEIPLQAAGKSNYTIPINEIESLAMEKYKAMYLVSDNFAYRAKFDNKYSFNLYHYYIEINKNSFFVFHKVFKAKDIIINESPDKYGFIINLKNIGNDQIKEYHNFVLLGNDNEIIGKYSIKTYGDKLVSKIPYSIFTETRANKNLYIEAIEKDTDRKVIYSIKEEEKERLIHEVPVSINNQYYYIRFTSDNGIFIKYRKPFFKNGVNYINDNKINFFVKADEIYNHCTFTLAFEERYSKETLEYYINPGETVLDINYDEIEKIISKPKTVVDLFITIREQNDIVRREKIRYRTAKYKKDTYFSSKIIEESNQKVYYLSTITPFKNIKLERFSITGNQLKVMSNNEKNPNIWLIGERFDTAQDNGIVFFNWLRENTSIDAYYVIDENALDYQNIKHNKKVLKFGSLEHFKIASKAKVLASTHDFENILPYKPAKGFFGYEDTLKVFLQHGVLGRKSVEYHKNYYDLPFDIFNVSSMSEKYDVVVNEMGYDKENVYISGLSRFDNLPIANDNKKIKKILIMPTWRDWLNSDFAFENSEYLERYLSLIKNKKLNQLIENNDVEINFYPHYRAQSYFKLFLMNNEIKVQYIELGEKTVQSLLIEHDLLITDYSSVSFDFTYMNKPVIFYHFDVERFFRKGILRPIHETFLGDIFYDEKKLVNQIYDYVINDTFKKVELEKDSIFKHIDQANNERIYNSIVKNLK; encoded by the coding sequence TTGAATTTTGAATCTAATGGAACATTTATTAAAATCAATTGTTTTTATAATGGTAAAAAATTATGGGTTAGAAATAAAACTAAAGGAACAACGTATTTAACATTAAATAATCACCTATGCGAATTTGAATGTGTAAAAAATATGTACATCAAAAGCTTAAATGATGAATATTCATTTGTGAATGAAAAAGTTTCATTAAAGCCTTATCTTAACGAATCTAACTTTAACTTTCAAACTGATAGTAAATATAATTTCACTAAAATTCTATTAATAAATGGATCTAATAAAACAGAGATTCCTCTTCAAGCTGCTGGTAAATCAAACTACACAATTCCAATAAATGAAATAGAATCATTAGCTATGGAAAAATATAAGGCTATGTATTTAGTGAGTGATAATTTTGCTTATAGAGCAAAATTTGATAATAAGTATAGCTTTAATTTATATCATTACTATATAGAAATTAATAAAAATAGCTTCTTTGTATTTCATAAAGTTTTTAAAGCAAAAGATATAATTATTAATGAATCCCCAGATAAATATGGTTTTATAATTAACTTGAAGAATATAGGTAATGATCAAATTAAGGAATACCATAATTTTGTTTTACTAGGTAATGATAATGAAATTATCGGTAAATATTCTATTAAAACATATGGTGATAAACTTGTATCTAAGATACCTTATAGTATTTTTACAGAAACAAGAGCTAATAAAAATCTATATATTGAAGCTATAGAAAAAGATACTGATCGTAAAGTTATATATAGTATTAAAGAAGAAGAAAAAGAGCGATTAATTCATGAAGTTCCTGTAAGCATTAATAATCAATATTATTATATAAGATTTACATCAGATAACGGTATTTTCATTAAATATAGAAAACCATTTTTTAAGAATGGTGTTAATTATATAAATGATAATAAAATCAATTTCTTTGTTAAAGCAGATGAAATTTATAATCATTGTACATTTACTTTAGCTTTTGAGGAACGTTATAGTAAGGAAACGTTAGAATATTACATTAATCCTGGTGAAACTGTATTAGATATAAATTATGATGAAATTGAAAAAATTATTTCTAAGCCAAAAACTGTAGTAGACTTATTTATAACGATAAGAGAACAAAATGATATTGTAAGAAGAGAAAAAATTAGATATAGAACTGCTAAGTATAAAAAGGATACGTATTTTTCTAGTAAAATTATTGAAGAAAGTAACCAAAAAGTATACTACCTTAGCACAATTACACCATTTAAAAATATTAAACTCGAGAGATTTTCTATAACTGGTAATCAATTGAAAGTTATGAGTAATAATGAAAAAAATCCTAATATCTGGTTAATCGGTGAAAGATTCGATACAGCTCAAGATAATGGAATTGTCTTCTTTAATTGGTTGAGAGAAAATACTTCAATCGATGCTTATTATGTTATAGATGAAAATGCTTTAGATTATCAAAATATCAAACATAATAAAAAAGTATTGAAATTTGGATCTTTAGAGCATTTTAAAATCGCTAGTAAAGCAAAGGTACTTGCAAGTACACATGATTTTGAAAATATACTTCCATATAAGCCAGCAAAAGGATTCTTTGGATATGAAGACACATTAAAAGTCTTCTTGCAGCATGGAGTTCTTGGGAGAAAGAGTGTAGAATATCATAAAAACTACTATGATTTACCATTTGATATCTTTAATGTAAGTAGTATGAGTGAAAAATATGATGTCGTAGTTAATGAAATGGGATATGACAAAGAAAATGTCTATATTTCTGGTTTATCACGCTTTGATAACTTACCAATAGCTAATGATAACAAAAAAATTAAAAAAATATTGATAATGCCTACTTGGCGTGATTGGTTGAATAGTGATTTTGCATTTGAAAATAGTGAGTATTTAGAACGATATTTAAGTTTGATTAAGAACAAAAAACTTAATCAGTTAATTGAAAATAATGATGTTGAAATTAATTTCTATCCTCACTATAGAGCGCAAAGTTACTTTAAGTTATTCTTAATGAATAATGAAATAAAAGTTCAATATATAGAACTTGGTGAAAAAACGGTTCAATCTTTACTTATAGAACATGATTTATTAATAACTGATTATAGTAGTGTAAGTTTTGATTTTACTTATATGAATAAACCGGTTATATTCTATCATTTTGATGTTGAAAGATTCTTTAGAAAAGGTATTTTAAGACCGATTCATGAGACTTTCTTAGGAGACATCTTCTATGATGAAAAGAAACTAGTTAATCAAATATATGATTATGTTATTAATGATACCTTTAAAAAGGTAGAGTTAGAAAAAGACAGTATCTTTAAACATATTGATCAAGCCAATAATGAAAGAATTTATAATAGCATAGTAAAAAATTTGAAATAA
- a CDS encoding alpha/beta hydrolase — translation MQVVQKFLWNDRFVTVAMPVGYDEQNPKPFKTVIVQDGDYIFNKLIEDKPRDIMYVGIEPVDRNREYTPWEEQVDQAHYAGDADQYLDMLEFELIPFLKEHYHIFDEAEYLAIGGGSFGALVSLYALLTRPHLFGSYILMSASMWYPNFLDFIKNSKPIAYPRHIYWYVGEQEGVEYPNILKWMVPNTYEAVELVKEKLVHDDSTLTFITDKEGIHRHEYFEKYFDKAIHTLF, via the coding sequence ATGCAAGTTGTACAAAAATTTTTATGGAATGATCGATTTGTAACGGTTGCTATGCCAGTTGGTTATGATGAACAAAATCCTAAACCATTCAAGACAGTAATCGTTCAAGACGGGGATTATATATTTAATAAACTGATTGAAGATAAGCCACGAGATATTATGTATGTCGGTATTGAACCGGTTGATAGAAATAGGGAATATACACCATGGGAAGAGCAAGTTGATCAAGCACATTATGCGGGAGATGCTGATCAATATTTAGATATGTTGGAATTTGAATTAATACCATTTCTTAAAGAACATTATCATATCTTTGATGAAGCGGAATATTTAGCAATCGGTGGTGGATCATTCGGCGCGTTAGTCTCATTATATGCTTTATTAACACGTCCACACTTATTTGGTAGCTATATTTTAATGTCTGCTTCTATGTGGTATCCGAACTTTTTAGACTTCATTAAAAATAGTAAACCAATAGCGTATCCACGTCATATTTATTGGTATGTAGGAGAGCAAGAAGGAGTAGAATATCCTAATATTTTAAAATGGATGGTACCGAATACATATGAAGCCGTTGAATTGGTGAAAGAGAAACTGGTTCATGATGATTCGACTTTAACGTTTATAACAGATAAAGAAGGCATTCATAGACATGAATACTTTGAAAAATATTTCGACAAAGCAATTCATACGTTGTTTTAG
- a CDS encoding DJ-1/PfpI family protein, which translates to MNLTRGVIFIKKALIVLTEAYADWEVSYVAAELAMSHGFEIDTVSLGESTVTSIGQLKTIVDYTIDDIKDPYDALIIIGGNNWSQIENEQLAQLIKTSLDNNIVVGAICAAVDFFARNGLLTGYKHTGNDLNQWTTEEHYKAYTNALDFMNEDSVVDKNLVTANGSSAVDFAFNIIRALGLLDYKEAEKQKYFYKSGYVSYKMKYGEIG; encoded by the coding sequence ATAAATTTAACAAGAGGTGTTATTTTTATAAAAAAAGCGTTAATCGTTCTTACAGAAGCATATGCAGATTGGGAAGTCAGTTACGTTGCTGCAGAACTCGCTATGTCACACGGGTTTGAAATCGATACAGTATCATTAGGTGAATCAACTGTTACATCTATCGGGCAGTTGAAGACAATCGTTGACTATACAATAGATGACATTAAAGACCCTTATGATGCTTTAATTATCATTGGCGGTAACAATTGGTCACAAATTGAAAATGAACAACTCGCACAACTCATTAAGACATCATTAGACAACAATATCGTTGTAGGTGCAATATGTGCAGCTGTTGACTTCTTTGCACGAAATGGATTACTTACGGGATATAAACATACAGGAAATGATTTAAACCAATGGACGACAGAAGAGCACTACAAAGCCTATACAAACGCATTAGACTTTATGAATGAAGATAGTGTTGTTGATAAGAACCTCGTCACAGCAAACGGATCTAGTGCAGTAGACTTTGCTTTTAATATAATTCGTGCATTAGGACTTCTAGATTACAAAGAAGCGGAAAAACAAAAATACTTTTATAAATCAGGTTATGTATCTTATAAAATGAAATACGGAGAAATTGGATAA
- a CDS encoding aminotransferase class I/II-fold pyridoxal phosphate-dependent enzyme, whose protein sequence is MNKKTLLIHGGKTTDAYTGAVTTPIYQTSTYEQDGIGNLRQGYEYSRTANPTRTALETLIADLEHGTNGYAFGSGMAAISAVIMLLDKGDHILINSDVYGGTYRALTKVFSRFGIEFDFINTTDVSNIESSIKDTTKMLFIETPSNPLLQVTDIKAASNIAKKHDMLTVVDNTFMTPYYQNPLDLGADIVLHSATKYLGGHSDVVSGLVVTANESLGERIGFIQNSTGGILGPQDSYLLTRGIKTLGLRVEQINRNVKEVVALLNKHENVVKTIHPLNEDHVNRDIHFEQASGYPGIISFEVADVEKAKEVIKHTKLFTLAESLGAVESLISVPSLMTHASIPAEIRHKEGIADGMIRLSIGIEDTEDLVEDLNQALNQI, encoded by the coding sequence ATGAATAAAAAAACATTACTCATCCATGGCGGTAAAACAACAGATGCATATACAGGTGCGGTAACAACACCAATTTATCAAACAAGTACTTATGAGCAAGACGGAATCGGAAATTTAAGACAAGGTTATGAATATTCTAGAACAGCTAACCCTACTCGTACAGCATTAGAAACATTAATCGCGGATTTAGAACACGGTACTAATGGTTATGCTTTCGGTTCAGGTATGGCAGCAATCTCAGCAGTCATCATGTTATTAGACAAAGGTGACCATATTTTAATTAATTCAGATGTATACGGTGGTACTTACCGTGCATTAACAAAAGTATTCTCTCGCTTCGGTATTGAATTTGATTTTATCAATACAACTGATGTAAGCAATATAGAATCTTCTATTAAAGACACAACTAAAATGTTATTTATCGAAACACCATCAAATCCGTTACTTCAAGTAACAGATATTAAAGCAGCAAGTAACATCGCTAAAAAACATGACATGTTAACTGTTGTAGATAATACATTTATGACACCTTATTACCAAAATCCATTAGACCTAGGTGCTGATATTGTCCTTCACTCAGCTACAAAATACTTAGGCGGACATAGTGATGTTGTTTCAGGATTAGTTGTAACAGCTAACGAAAGTCTTGGAGAAAGAATTGGTTTCATCCAAAATTCAACTGGTGGTATTTTAGGACCTCAAGATAGTTATTTACTAACACGTGGTATCAAAACATTAGGTTTAAGAGTAGAACAAATTAATAGAAACGTTAAAGAAGTCGTAGCATTACTAAACAAACATGAAAATGTTGTTAAAACAATTCATCCATTAAATGAAGACCATGTGAATCGCGACATTCACTTCGAACAAGCTTCAGGATACCCAGGTATCATTTCATTTGAAGTCGCTGATGTAGAAAAAGCAAAAGAAGTCATTAAGCACACAAAATTATTCACATTAGCAGAAAGTTTAGGCGCAGTAGAAAGTTTAATTTCAGTACCAAGTCTTATGACACATGCATCAATACCAGCAGAAATTCGTCATAAAGAAGGTATCGCAGACGGCATGATCCGTTTATCTATCGGTATAGAAGATACAGAAGACTTAGTAGAAGACTTAAACCAAGCATTAAACCAAATATAA
- a CDS encoding DegT/DnrJ/EryC1/StrS family aminotransferase, which translates to MNKILLSSPHMGGNEQKYINNAFEQNWIAPLGENVTKFEKAVRDYVNIDHSLALGSGTFAIHLALIECGVSEGDIVFCSSLTFCATSNPILYLNATPVFIDSDNDTWNMSPYALRKAFEKYDEIGKLPKAVIVVNLYGQSAKMDEIIALCEKFNVKLIEDAAESLGSEYKGRKSGSFGDYGIFSFNGNKIITTSGGGMLVSNKKENIEHALFLSTQARDQALHYQHSELGYNYRLSNISAGIGRGQMEVLEDRVNRRREIFDIYHEELGGIEGFDFQPNLEGFKSNRWLTALTINEEKVGFSATDLINHLQENNIEARPVWKPMHLQPLYEKYDYLPENNDNAKSLFENGLCLPSGSNMTNEELKKVIDVIKNF; encoded by the coding sequence ATGAATAAAATACTACTTTCTTCACCTCATATGGGTGGGAATGAACAGAAATATATTAATAATGCATTTGAACAAAATTGGATAGCTCCTTTAGGTGAAAATGTAACTAAGTTTGAAAAAGCAGTTCGTGATTACGTAAATATAGATCACAGCTTAGCTCTTGGTAGTGGAACATTTGCTATTCATCTAGCTCTAATTGAATGTGGTGTTAGTGAAGGGGATATTGTATTTTGCTCATCTTTAACATTCTGTGCTACATCTAATCCAATTCTATATTTAAATGCAACACCTGTATTTATTGATTCAGATAATGATACATGGAATATGTCACCTTATGCGTTAAGAAAAGCATTTGAAAAATATGATGAGATTGGGAAACTTCCTAAAGCTGTAATAGTGGTAAACTTATATGGTCAATCTGCTAAAATGGATGAAATAATAGCACTTTGTGAAAAGTTTAATGTTAAGTTAATTGAAGATGCTGCTGAATCATTGGGATCTGAATATAAAGGAAGAAAAAGTGGTAGTTTTGGCGATTACGGAATATTCTCTTTTAATGGTAATAAAATTATCACTACTAGTGGTGGCGGAATGCTTGTTTCAAATAAGAAAGAAAATATTGAACATGCTTTATTTTTATCTACTCAAGCACGTGATCAAGCTCTCCATTATCAACACAGTGAGTTAGGCTATAACTATAGATTAAGTAATATCTCAGCAGGTATTGGTAGAGGCCAAATGGAAGTATTGGAAGATAGAGTAAATAGAAGAAGAGAAATTTTCGATATATATCATGAAGAATTAGGTGGAATCGAAGGATTTGATTTCCAACCTAATTTAGAAGGATTTAAATCAAATAGATGGTTAACAGCACTAACTATTAATGAAGAAAAAGTAGGATTTAGTGCGACGGATTTAATTAACCACTTGCAGGAAAATAATATTGAAGCTAGACCAGTATGGAAACCAATGCATCTTCAACCATTATATGAGAAATATGACTATTTACCTGAAAATAATGATAATGCTAAATCATTATTTGAAAATGGATTGTGTCTACCTTCTGGATCAAATATGACAAATGAAGAGTTGAAGAAAGTTATAGACGTTATAAAGAATTTTTAA
- a CDS encoding MerR family transcriptional regulator, producing the protein MQKINQIPISEFASLTNVSRQTLIYYDKINLFKPDYKNEIGYRYYSIKQIELISVITLLKELGMPLKEIKEYTQNKSPEHFLNLMTQQKKTIQEQKKHLEYNEMIIDSKIQLIRDAMETSFDQIKIEEYDEMTFYISDNIANASELDFLISINQFIDELKSHEIFSSQPIGVVTHKNDILSGNYYHYSYLYVNTPNSKKHYKNTVTLKGKYLVGYYIGIDEHVEEAYNKMLNKIDELNLKMGEYVYEEYVFDSVIKNNENEYITKIMIEVM; encoded by the coding sequence ATGCAAAAAATTAATCAAATACCTATAAGTGAGTTTGCAAGCTTAACAAATGTTAGCCGTCAGACACTCATATACTATGATAAAATCAATCTTTTCAAACCAGATTATAAGAACGAAATTGGGTACCGATATTACTCCATTAAACAAATTGAACTTATAAGTGTAATAACTTTATTGAAAGAACTCGGCATGCCATTAAAAGAAATTAAAGAATATACACAAAATAAATCACCAGAGCACTTTTTAAATTTGATGACGCAACAGAAGAAAACGATTCAAGAACAGAAGAAGCATTTAGAATACAATGAAATGATCATTGATAGTAAGATTCAACTCATCAGAGATGCTATGGAAACTTCCTTTGATCAAATTAAAATTGAAGAATATGATGAAATGACTTTCTATATCAGTGACAACATCGCGAATGCTTCAGAACTCGATTTCTTAATATCGATTAACCAGTTTATTGATGAGCTGAAATCACACGAAATTTTTTCTAGTCAGCCAATCGGTGTCGTAACGCACAAAAATGATATTTTAAGTGGTAATTACTATCATTATAGTTACCTATATGTGAATACCCCAAATTCTAAAAAGCACTACAAAAATACCGTTACGTTAAAAGGGAAATATTTAGTCGGTTATTATATAGGCATTGATGAACATGTTGAAGAAGCGTATAACAAAATGTTAAATAAAATAGATGAATTGAATTTAAAGATGGGTGAATATGTATATGAAGAATATGTATTTGATTCAGTTATTAAAAATAATGAGAATGAATATATCACTAAAATTATGATTGAAGTCATGTAA